The genomic region aatgagTTAATGCATGTAAGTTACCATTTTGTCCTTacataaattcaaaaattacaaaactaaaaaaaaaaaatttcttctgtACCGATTGGTATTGCCTAAAATTGGCCAGTATAACCAATAAATGGCTGGTACGGCCGATATTTAAACTGGTACGAAATTAACGTTAGCATTTCAATACCGGTATTTGTACCGGTATGGTATCGACCACCTTGATTGCACCTAATCTCGATTCAGTTCTTTTTGCTAGAAATAttcttcaataattttaaaataattgattGTCTCAAAGACACCACAGCCTCAGCCAGTATCTCCACTCAAGATTCTGATCTTTAATAATAATTAGGCAATTAAGGCCAATTTCTAATATCTCAGATATGGTGCTGTCTTCTCTGGGAGCTTTGCTCCTTGAACCTATTTGAAAGCGCAAGAGAAATCTATTTGAGTTGCACAAAATCCTTTTGTGATCTTTACAGAATCTCATATACAATGTACTTGTTAGAGAAGTAAATGAGAAAGATCAGTGCTATTCTAGTATACCAAATAtgacttatttaaatattttaacttGGAAAAACCTTCTTGCCAACTTGAATTTAACCCGAAAATTAAATCAAgtacattttttaatatattgttaattttttttttcattacgtCAAAGGATAAGATTTGAATTAATATTGTATGCGTAGTAGTCATCACGATGTATATTAGGTCAAGACAAATGGGTAAACTTTGGTTCGTACGTACGGCATTTAAAATGATCAACTATCATTTAATGGGATGAAGTTTTCCTTTGAACCTGTTTAGAAGAATCTCCTCTGACTCATTGTGCAGACGATTCTTGCAATcattcactatatatatatatatatatatatatatatatatatatatatatattaaacaaatcacttaactcattaaatagataatttgattaataatatacATTGATAAATTATCATAAATTTTCATTCAAGCTGGTTTTCaggtaattttttctttttaatgacaTTTAGATGTACTAGAAATTAAACTTTAaccatgaaataaaaatttcaaattcaaattaaaaggaGAAGATCTCATTAGagtactatatataaaatctcATTAATAGCCAGGTTTAGACATAATGTCTACAATAAATTCAGAAACCTAAATGAATGTTCCTTATTATTAGAATCTTAAAAGGTCATTAATTATCCAACCAGTCATATCTCTGGTAACTCAACCACGTGATTTTCTACATTAACAATGGCATCCTTTTGAACTCTATATATACCTGCTTTTTGAGGAAACATTTCCACAAGAACCTGCCTAACACTCATCTATCCCATATTTTCCTTGTGAAATCATCTCCAGCTAGCCATGACTAGAAAGAAAGTTAAGCTTGCATACATCACAAATGATAGTTCTAGGAAGGCCACCttcaagaaaaggaagaaggggCTATTGAAAAAGGTGAGTGAGCTTAGTACCCTCTGTGATATCAAAACTTGTGCCATAATCTACAGCCCCTATGACACACAACCTGAGGTCTGGCCATCCCCCATGGAAGTCCAAAACATAATTGCAAAGTTTAAGATGATGCCCGAGATGGATCAGAGTAAGAAAATGGTGAACCAAGAGAGTTTCCTTAGGCAAAGGATTGCCAAATCCGAGGAACAATTGAAGAAACAACAAAGAGATAACCGAGAGAAGGAAATGACCCAAGTCATGTATAGGAGCTTGGTTGGTGAAGGGCTACAGAATCTGAATATTGTTGATTTGAACGACTTGGGTTGGGTAATCGACAAAAGCATAAAGGAGATTGATGAGAAAATTAAGTCATTGCTTGAACAACAAGCGGTAcctcctccccctcctcctcctcctgctGCTGCTGCTCCAGCTCCACAAGTTGTGACCATGACAAGCCATGCTAGTAGGACTACCAAGCAGGACATGTTCAATGATGAGGCTGCAGTA from Castanea sativa cultivar Marrone di Chiusa Pesio chromosome 11, ASM4071231v1 harbors:
- the LOC142616751 gene encoding agamous-like MADS-box protein AGL80, which encodes MTRKKVKLAYITNDSSRKATFKKRKKGLLKKVSELSTLCDIKTCAIIYSPYDTQPEVWPSPMEVQNIIAKFKMMPEMDQSKKMVNQESFLRQRIAKSEEQLKKQQRDNREKEMTQVMYRSLVGEGLQNLNIVDLNDLGWVIDKSIKEIDEKIKSLLEQQAVPPPPPPPPAAAAPAPQVVTMTSHASRTTKQDMFNDEAAVRNTITDLATDSSQNQQWLMDLLKSNDNMCFGRNDDMLPYSLHTNNFWSNFPFP